A genome region from Deinococcus seoulensis includes the following:
- the miaA gene encoding tRNA (adenosine(37)-N6)-dimethylallyltransferase MiaA, whose translation MSFVPVLTAPTAAGKSALALALALEFPLEIVSADAFTVYRGLDIGTAKPSPQERAVAPHHLLDVVDVTGSFDVAQFVTLAEDAIAGVLARGRTPLVVGGTGFYLAALTRGLPLTPPGDPAVRAQVEEELAARGLDALLADVQALNPAEAARLERNPRRVVRALEIHRSTGRFPGEFGRRQPRFQYDVTAFTRPPAELEARMHARVLEMFGRGWAREAAWLAAQVDPESTPRPTVWQALGYREALAVARGHLSTEAAAAQVTLATRQYAKRQLTFTRTQLRAPALSPDEAARHLRGVLAD comes from the coding sequence GTGTCTTTCGTTCCGGTTCTGACTGCGCCCACTGCCGCCGGGAAGTCCGCGTTGGCGCTGGCGCTGGCGCTTGAGTTCCCGCTGGAGATCGTCTCGGCGGATGCGTTCACGGTGTACCGGGGGTTGGATATCGGCACGGCGAAACCGTCCCCGCAGGAGCGGGCGGTTGCCCCGCACCACCTGCTGGACGTGGTGGACGTGACCGGGTCGTTCGACGTGGCGCAGTTCGTGACGCTGGCCGAGGACGCCATCGCGGGGGTGCTTGCGCGTGGGCGGACGCCGCTGGTGGTGGGCGGTACAGGCTTTTACCTCGCGGCCCTGACACGCGGGTTGCCGCTCACGCCGCCCGGCGATCCGGCCGTGCGGGCGCAGGTCGAGGAGGAACTGGCCGCGCGGGGCCTGGACGCCCTGCTGGCCGACGTGCAGGCCCTGAACCCGGCGGAGGCGGCGCGGCTGGAACGCAACCCGAGGCGGGTGGTGCGCGCCCTGGAAATCCACCGGAGTACGGGGCGGTTCCCTGGTGAGTTCGGTCGGCGCCAGCCGCGCTTTCAGTACGACGTGACGGCCTTCACGCGCCCGCCTGCTGAGCTGGAGGCGCGCATGCACGCGCGGGTGCTGGAGATGTTCGGTCGGGGCTGGGCGCGGGAGGCGGCGTGGCTGGCCGCGCAGGTGGACCCTGAATCCACGCCGCGCCCGACCGTCTGGCAGGCCCTCGGGTACCGGGAGGCGCTGGCGGTGGCGCGCGGTCACCTGAGCACGGAAGCGGCGGCCGCGCAGGTGACGCTGGCGACCCGGCAGTACGCGAAAAGGCAGTTGACGTTCACGCGCACGCAACTGCGCGCCCCTGCATTAAGCCCGGATGAAGCGGCGCGGCACCTCAGGGGCGTCCTGGCCGACTAG
- a CDS encoding Hsp20/alpha crystallin family protein, translating to MNEPVLARLQHLMTLREEVETLTGTGPWNPSADWADADTHLILYLDVPGVNPDTLELLEEDGTVTIAGHRDETHRLLRGERPAGLFRRTLTFPEDVLPQTGQASLAGGVLCVRFEKRHPTINVHSSDAPDTDHHTDPHTDD from the coding sequence ATGAACGAGCCCGTGCTGGCGCGACTGCAACACCTCATGACCCTCCGCGAGGAAGTCGAAACCCTCACCGGAACCGGACCCTGGAACCCCAGCGCCGACTGGGCCGACGCCGACACGCACCTGATCCTGTACCTCGACGTGCCCGGCGTGAACCCCGACACCCTCGAACTCCTTGAGGAAGACGGCACCGTCACCATCGCCGGACACCGCGACGAAACACACCGTCTGCTGCGCGGCGAACGCCCCGCCGGACTGTTCCGCCGCACCCTCACCTTCCCCGAAGACGTCCTGCCCCAGACCGGGCAGGCCAGCCTCGCGGGCGGCGTCCTGTGCGTCCGCTTCGAGAAACGCCACCCCACCATCAACGTGCACTCCAGCGACGCCCCCGACACCGACCACCACACCGACCCACACACCGACGACTGA
- a CDS encoding tyrosine-type recombinase/integrase yields the protein MTVTRPTKRTGGKRVNGEGTIYYREDKNLWCAIITVSRHPGTGRLTRRTVYGKTQKDVHAKLQSLKKAQAEGTLRAPDRTTLKDWSAEYLQNAKGRLKAGTYQSYELNIRLYVLPHLGNIRLEKLTARDVTHMINALAEQKGVRTSQYARMLVSLMLNYAVALDVIPRNVAKNTKPPKAERKEMLFWEPPEIRTFLQHVKGHRLESLLHLALSTGMRKAELLGLRWSDLNGDTLSIRQTVVRIAYTPTIQTPKTDAGTRDIILDPTTLTHLQARRADWETERDLAAQTGTPWPDHDLIYPDRNGQPLMPWRIDHHWRALRDSCPVTPIRFHDLRHTYATLAIASGMDVRMLAERLGHADASITLKVYSHVLTSQRRRAAISLDTLLTTAERDATT from the coding sequence ATGACCGTCACCCGACCCACCAAACGCACCGGCGGCAAACGCGTCAACGGCGAAGGCACCATCTACTACCGCGAAGACAAGAACCTCTGGTGCGCCATCATCACCGTCTCCCGCCACCCCGGCACCGGCCGACTCACCCGCCGCACCGTCTACGGCAAAACCCAGAAAGACGTCCACGCCAAACTCCAAAGCCTCAAAAAAGCCCAGGCGGAAGGCACCCTCCGCGCCCCCGACCGCACCACCCTCAAAGACTGGTCCGCCGAGTACCTCCAGAACGCCAAAGGCCGCCTCAAAGCCGGCACGTACCAGAGCTACGAACTCAACATCCGCCTCTACGTCCTCCCGCACCTCGGCAACATCCGCCTCGAGAAACTCACCGCGCGCGACGTCACCCACATGATCAACGCCCTCGCCGAACAAAAAGGCGTCCGCACCAGCCAGTACGCCCGCATGCTCGTCAGCCTCATGCTCAACTACGCCGTCGCGCTCGACGTCATCCCCCGCAACGTCGCCAAGAACACCAAACCCCCCAAAGCCGAACGCAAAGAAATGCTGTTCTGGGAACCCCCCGAAATCCGCACGTTCCTCCAGCACGTCAAAGGCCACCGCCTCGAAAGCCTCCTCCACCTCGCCCTCAGCACCGGCATGCGCAAAGCCGAACTGCTCGGCCTACGCTGGAGCGACCTGAACGGCGACACCCTCAGCATCCGCCAGACCGTCGTCCGCATCGCCTACACCCCCACCATCCAAACCCCCAAAACCGACGCCGGCACCCGCGACATCATCCTCGACCCCACCACCCTCACCCACCTCCAGGCCCGCCGCGCCGACTGGGAAACCGAACGCGACCTCGCCGCCCAGACCGGCACCCCCTGGCCCGACCACGACCTCATCTACCCCGACCGCAACGGCCAACCCCTCATGCCCTGGCGCATCGACCACCACTGGCGCGCCCTGCGTGACAGCTGCCCCGTCACACCCATCCGCTTCCACGACCTGCGCCACACGTACGCCACGCTCGCCATCGCCAGCGGCATGGACGTCCGCATGCTCGCCGAACGCCTCGGCCACGCCGACGCCAGCATCACCCTCAAGGTCTACAGCCACGTCCTCACCAGCCAGCGCCGCCGCGCCGCCATCAGCCTCGACACCCTCCTCACCACCGCCGAACGCGACGCCACCACCTGA